Proteins co-encoded in one Candidatus Polarisedimenticolaceae bacterium genomic window:
- the dnaE gene encoding DNA polymerase III subunit alpha, translating to MTEKAPAFVHLHNHTTYSLLDGAQRLDEMLARAAADGQEALAITDHGNLFGVLEFAREAAKQSIRPIVGVEAYVAPGSRHDKGAAAGAVRQKPYHHLILLAESYTGYKNLIKLSTAGYLEGFYYRPRIDKELLRAHSEGLVCLSACLAGEVPTLLRSDRFDEARAVAGEFRDLFGEGRYWLELQDHGIEEQAKVNDGAVRLAKDLGVGLVATNDCHYLLPSDHFAHDVLVCIQTGKNVHAHDRIRYSPQHYLKSRAEMGALFSWVPEAVANTGAVAERCRFAFEKQPHHLPNFPVPDGYDLDGYFESVAREGFAARRPRLRAEADAGRLRHPIEEYEERLEREIKMIRAMGFAGYFLIVWDFIRFSREHGIPVGPGRGSAAGSLVAYAMRITDIDPMQFDLLFERFLNPERVSLPDIDIDFCFRKRERVIEYVTEKYGRPNVAQIITFGTMAARAVIRDAGRGLDIPYAEVDKIAKLVPQQPGQEITIAKALEEVPALKQAYQSDPQVKQLIDVGQRLEGLVRHASTHAAGVVIAPKPIVEFAPLYRGTDDAITTQFAMSDIEEIGLLKMDFLGLKTLTLIEDAVTSIRATGAAVDMDALPLDDPAVYELFGKARTSGIFQFESEGMKNILRRLKPDRFEDLVAINALYRPGPIGGGLIDDFIKRRHGKVKVEYPHPLLEEVLRETYGVIVYQEQVMQIASAMAGYSLGEADILRRAMGKKKKEVMAAEREKFIHRSGSHRKIKAGDAGKVFDLMEYFAGYGFNKSHSAAYALVAYRTAWLKAHHAVHFLAALLTTEKGNTDKLVHYINECREMGVAVLPPDVNGSSLDFTVDGDRVRFGLSAIKNVGEGAILSILEARERLSRPFRSIFELAAEIDLRLANKRVLEALVQSGAADTLGGRRSANFAAVDSALEWGAKRRTDRESGQGSLFLGGGGDGASSADTPEAPLPDVPDWDERTRLAHEKATLGFYVSGHPLESSKEVLAEFATHATDGLRELASGTEVAVGGMIADFKKRKSKKGAWWGSFQLEDLGGQIEVLAFPKTFDTCQALLQNGRAVLVTGRVESDDGRVRLTADEVGALDDLRERNADGVQVRLDAAEIDDDLLARLRAAVAPHRGEAALYVEVVRPSDFRIVVRAEPGLRVTPSRALLADLEGVVGTGRVRLRAKPPARRPSPS from the coding sequence ATGACCGAGAAGGCGCCCGCGTTCGTCCACCTCCACAACCACACGACCTACTCGCTCCTGGACGGTGCGCAGCGCCTGGACGAGATGCTCGCGCGGGCCGCGGCGGACGGCCAGGAGGCGCTCGCGATCACCGATCACGGAAACCTCTTCGGCGTCCTCGAGTTCGCGCGCGAGGCCGCGAAGCAGTCAATCCGTCCGATCGTCGGCGTCGAGGCGTACGTCGCCCCGGGCTCGCGTCACGACAAGGGGGCCGCCGCCGGCGCCGTACGGCAGAAGCCCTACCACCACCTCATCCTCCTGGCGGAGAGCTACACCGGCTACAAGAACCTGATCAAGCTGTCGACCGCCGGCTACCTGGAGGGGTTCTACTACCGGCCGCGCATCGACAAGGAGCTCCTGCGCGCGCACTCGGAGGGGCTCGTCTGTCTCTCGGCGTGCCTCGCGGGAGAGGTCCCGACGCTCCTCCGCAGCGACCGCTTCGACGAGGCGCGCGCGGTGGCGGGAGAGTTCCGCGATCTCTTCGGCGAGGGGCGGTACTGGCTGGAGCTGCAGGACCACGGGATCGAGGAGCAGGCGAAGGTCAACGACGGCGCCGTCCGCCTCGCGAAGGATCTCGGCGTCGGGCTCGTCGCGACGAACGACTGCCATTACCTCCTTCCCAGCGATCACTTCGCCCACGACGTCCTCGTCTGCATCCAGACCGGAAAGAACGTCCACGCGCACGACCGGATCCGGTACTCGCCGCAGCACTATCTCAAATCCCGCGCGGAGATGGGCGCGCTCTTCTCGTGGGTGCCGGAGGCGGTCGCCAACACGGGCGCTGTCGCCGAGCGCTGCCGCTTCGCGTTCGAGAAGCAGCCCCACCACCTGCCGAATTTCCCGGTGCCCGACGGCTACGACCTCGACGGCTACTTCGAGTCGGTCGCACGAGAGGGGTTCGCCGCGCGCCGCCCGCGCCTGCGCGCGGAGGCCGACGCCGGGCGCCTCCGGCATCCGATCGAGGAGTACGAGGAGCGCCTCGAGCGCGAGATCAAGATGATCCGCGCGATGGGGTTCGCCGGGTACTTCCTCATCGTGTGGGACTTCATCCGGTTCTCGCGCGAGCACGGCATCCCGGTCGGGCCCGGCCGCGGATCGGCCGCGGGCTCGCTCGTCGCCTACGCGATGCGGATCACAGACATCGATCCGATGCAGTTCGACCTGCTCTTCGAGCGCTTCTTGAACCCCGAGCGCGTGTCGCTCCCCGACATCGACATCGACTTCTGCTTCCGGAAGCGCGAGCGGGTCATCGAGTACGTCACGGAGAAGTACGGTCGTCCGAACGTGGCGCAGATCATCACGTTCGGCACGATGGCGGCGCGCGCCGTCATCCGCGACGCGGGGCGTGGCCTCGACATCCCCTACGCCGAGGTCGACAAGATCGCGAAGCTCGTCCCGCAGCAGCCGGGCCAGGAGATCACGATCGCGAAGGCGCTCGAGGAGGTGCCGGCGCTCAAGCAGGCCTACCAGTCGGACCCGCAGGTCAAGCAGCTCATCGACGTCGGGCAGCGCCTGGAGGGACTCGTGCGGCACGCCTCGACGCACGCCGCCGGCGTCGTCATCGCGCCGAAGCCGATCGTCGAGTTCGCGCCGCTCTACCGGGGCACCGACGATGCGATCACGACGCAGTTCGCGATGTCGGACATCGAGGAGATCGGCCTCCTCAAGATGGATTTCCTCGGCCTCAAGACGCTGACCCTCATCGAGGACGCGGTGACGTCGATCCGGGCGACGGGGGCGGCGGTCGACATGGACGCGCTCCCCTTGGACGACCCCGCGGTCTACGAGCTCTTCGGCAAGGCGCGCACGTCGGGGATCTTCCAGTTCGAGTCGGAGGGGATGAAGAACATCCTCCGGCGCCTGAAGCCCGACCGCTTCGAGGACCTCGTCGCGATCAACGCGCTCTACCGCCCCGGTCCGATCGGCGGCGGCCTCATCGACGACTTCATCAAGCGCCGCCACGGCAAGGTGAAGGTCGAGTATCCGCACCCGCTCCTCGAGGAGGTGCTGCGCGAGACCTACGGGGTCATCGTGTACCAGGAGCAGGTCATGCAGATCGCCTCGGCGATGGCCGGCTACTCGCTCGGCGAGGCGGACATCCTCCGGCGCGCGATGGGCAAGAAGAAGAAAGAGGTCATGGCCGCCGAGCGCGAGAAGTTCATCCACCGCTCGGGGAGTCACCGAAAGATCAAGGCAGGGGACGCGGGCAAGGTCTTCGACCTCATGGAGTACTTCGCGGGGTACGGGTTCAACAAGTCGCACTCCGCGGCGTACGCGCTCGTCGCCTATCGCACCGCCTGGCTCAAGGCGCACCACGCCGTCCACTTCCTCGCCGCGCTGCTCACGACGGAAAAGGGCAACACCGACAAGCTCGTCCACTACATCAACGAGTGCCGCGAGATGGGCGTCGCCGTGCTGCCGCCCGATGTCAACGGGTCGAGCCTCGATTTCACGGTCGACGGCGATCGCGTGCGGTTCGGGCTCTCCGCGATCAAGAACGTGGGGGAGGGCGCGATCCTCTCGATCCTCGAGGCCCGGGAGCGCTTGAGCCGTCCGTTCCGGTCGATCTTCGAGCTCGCCGCCGAGATCGACCTGCGTCTCGCGAACAAGCGCGTCCTCGAGGCGCTCGTTCAATCGGGCGCCGCCGACACGCTCGGCGGAAGGCGCAGCGCGAACTTCGCCGCCGTCGACTCGGCGCTCGAGTGGGGGGCGAAGCGCCGCACCGATCGCGAGTCGGGGCAGGGGAGCCTCTTCCTCGGAGGCGGCGGAGACGGCGCGAGCTCCGCGGACACCCCGGAGGCGCCGCTCCCCGACGTTCCCGATTGGGACGAGAGGACCCGGCTTGCGCACGAGAAGGCGACGCTCGGGTTCTACGTCAGCGGCCATCCGCTCGAGAGCTCGAAGGAGGTGCTCGCCGAGTTCGCGACGCACGCGACCGACGGCCTCCGCGAGCTGGCGTCGGGCACGGAGGTCGCGGTCGGCGGGATGATCGCCGACTTCAAGAAGCGCAAGTCGAAGAAGGGCGCGTGGTGGGGATCGTTCCAGCTCGAGGACCTCGGAGGACAGATCGAGGTGCTCGCGTTCCCGAAGACATTCGATACGTGTCAAGCGCTCCTCCAGAACGGGCGCGCGGTGCTCGTCACCGGCCGCGTGGAGTCGGACGACGGGCGCGTGCGCCTCACCGCCGACGAGGTCGGCGCGCTCGACGATCTGCGCGAGCGCAACGCCGACGGTGTGCAGGTGCGTCTCGACGCGGCCGAGATCGACGACGACCTCCTGGCCCGCCTTCGGGCGGCCGTGGCGCCTCATCGCGGGGAGGCGGCGCTCTACGTCGAGGTCGTGCGCCCGAGCGATTTCCGGATCGTCGTACGCGCCGAGCCCGGCTTGCGCGTCACACCGTCCCGCGCGCTCCTCGCCGATCTCGAGGGGGTCGTGGGCACGGGGCGCGTCCGCCTTCGCGCCAAGCCCCCGGCGCGCCGCCCGTCCCCGTCATAG
- the guaA gene encoding glutamine-hydrolyzing GMP synthase has product MTGTHELVLILDFGSQYTQLIARRVREQGVYCEVVPFHAGLEAIRSRAPKGIILSGGPDSVYDAQAPKVERALFEMGVPVLGICYGMQLMMQALGGDVQPAAGREYGPATIEVLVPDSRLMRGLAPRQRVWASHGDHVRAGAPGFRCVAESANAPCAVVEDEPRALFGVQFHPEVVHTEHGGEVLRNFLFDVCGLRGDWSIASFVDEAIQDVKRTVGGGRVVCALSGGVDSSVMALLLHRALGDKLTCIFVDTGMLRKGEADQVVRDFRERYRLSVHRAEEGSRFLARLDGVEDPERKRKIIGETFIDVFEEHAKALGDADFLAQGTIYPDRIESASVKGPSATIKTHHNVGGLPERMRLKLVEPLKDLFKDEVRRLGEELGLDRAFVRRHPFPGPGLAVRIIGSVDAARVAILQEADAIFIAELREAGLYDEVSQAFAVLLPVKTVGVMGDYRTYENVLALRCVTTQDFMTADWSRLPHDLLARTASRIVNEVRGVNRVVYDVTSKPPATIEWE; this is encoded by the coding sequence CTCGATTTCGGGTCGCAGTACACGCAGCTCATCGCGCGGAGGGTCCGGGAGCAGGGCGTCTACTGCGAGGTCGTTCCGTTCCACGCGGGGCTCGAGGCGATCCGCTCCCGCGCGCCGAAGGGGATCATCCTCTCCGGGGGGCCCGACTCCGTTTACGACGCGCAGGCGCCGAAGGTCGAGCGCGCGCTCTTCGAGATGGGCGTTCCGGTCCTCGGGATCTGCTACGGCATGCAGCTCATGATGCAGGCGCTCGGCGGCGACGTGCAGCCGGCCGCGGGGCGCGAGTACGGACCCGCGACGATCGAGGTCCTCGTTCCGGACTCGCGCCTCATGCGAGGCCTGGCGCCGCGGCAGCGCGTCTGGGCGAGTCACGGCGACCACGTGCGTGCGGGCGCACCGGGCTTCCGGTGTGTCGCCGAGTCGGCGAACGCCCCCTGCGCGGTCGTCGAGGACGAGCCGCGGGCGCTCTTCGGCGTACAGTTCCACCCCGAGGTCGTGCACACCGAGCACGGCGGCGAGGTCCTCCGGAACTTCCTCTTCGATGTCTGCGGCCTCCGGGGCGATTGGTCGATCGCGTCGTTCGTCGACGAGGCCATCCAGGACGTGAAGAGGACCGTCGGCGGCGGGCGCGTCGTCTGCGCGCTCTCGGGCGGCGTCGACTCGTCGGTGATGGCGCTCCTCCTTCACCGCGCGCTCGGCGACAAGCTCACGTGCATCTTCGTCGACACGGGGATGCTCCGGAAGGGGGAGGCCGATCAGGTCGTCCGCGATTTCCGCGAGCGGTACCGCTTGAGCGTCCATCGCGCCGAGGAGGGATCCCGTTTTCTCGCCCGCCTCGACGGGGTCGAGGATCCCGAGCGAAAACGGAAGATCATCGGCGAGACGTTCATCGACGTGTTCGAGGAGCACGCGAAGGCGCTCGGCGACGCGGACTTTCTCGCGCAGGGCACGATCTACCCCGACCGCATCGAGTCGGCCTCGGTCAAGGGGCCCTCGGCGACGATCAAGACGCATCACAATGTGGGGGGCCTCCCCGAGCGGATGCGCCTCAAGCTCGTCGAGCCGCTGAAGGACCTGTTCAAGGACGAGGTCCGCCGCCTCGGGGAAGAGCTGGGGCTCGACCGGGCGTTCGTGCGCCGCCACCCGTTCCCGGGGCCCGGCCTCGCCGTGCGGATCATCGGTTCGGTCGACGCGGCCCGCGTCGCGATCCTCCAGGAGGCCGACGCGATCTTCATCGCCGAGCTCCGGGAAGCCGGGCTCTACGACGAGGTCAGCCAGGCGTTCGCGGTCCTGCTCCCGGTGAAGACGGTCGGCGTCATGGGCGACTACCGCACCTACGAGAACGTCCTCGCGCTCCGTTGCGTCACGACCCAAGATTTCATGACGGCGGATTGGTCGCGGCTGCCGCACGACCTGCTCGCGCGCACGGCGTCGCGGATCGTCAACGAGGTGCGCGGGGTCAACCGTGTCGTCTACGACGTCACGAGCAAGCCGCCGGCGACGATCGAGTGGGAGTGA